In a genomic window of Balaenoptera ricei isolate mBalRic1 chromosome 3, mBalRic1.hap2, whole genome shotgun sequence:
- the HBEGF gene encoding proheparin-binding EGF-like growth factor isoform X2 — MKLLPSVVLKLFLAAVLSVLVTGDSLERLRRGLAAGTSNLDSPTQSTDQLLPPGGGRGREVLDLEETDLDLFRAAFSSKPQALATPSKEERGKRKKKGKGLGKKRDPCLRKYKDFCIHGECKYVKELRAPSCIWEKPVGNMAEWGSWVEWSSRGLLSQVLQVGMRCIWICAMQVCVLRHMCM, encoded by the exons ATGAAGCTGCTGCCGTCGGTGGTGCTGAAGCTCTTTCTGGCTGCAG TGCTCTCGGTGTTGGTGACCGGCGACAGCCTGGAGCGGCTTCGGAGAGGGCTGGCGGCTGGAACCAGCAATCTGGACTCCCCTACTCAATCTACGGACCAGCTGCTGCCCCCGGGAGGTGGCCGAGGCCGGGAAGTCCTGGACTTGGAAGAGACAGACCTGGACCTTTTCAGAG CTGCTTTCTCTTCCAAGCCACAAGCTCTGGCCACACCGAGCAAGGAGGAGcgtgggaaaagaaagaagaaaggcaagGGGTTAGGGAAGAAGAGAGACCCATGTCTTCGGAAATACAAGGACTTCTGCATCCACGGAGAATGCAAATACGTGAAGGAGCTCCGGGCTCCATCCTGCAT ATGGGAGAAGCCAGTAGGAAACATGGCAGAGTGGGGCTCCTGGGTGGAGTGGAGCTCCCGTGGCCTTCTTTCCCAAGTCCTGCAGGTAGGTATGAGGTGCATTTGGATATGTGCTATGCAGGTATGTGTACTCAGACATATGTGCATGTGA